A window from Hymenobacter volaticus encodes these proteins:
- a CDS encoding flavodoxin family protein yields MPLVVLGSARQAGDTQHLVERVLADIPHTLVNLLDWPVAPYNYQNDYPSDDTFPQLAELMIGHQVLVFATPVYWYSMSGVMKQFFDRFTNLTDIHKQLGRQLAGKHAFLLAVGSDKELPEGFEVPFRRTVEYFKMTFSGTLYQSLKQPFPEETAHQFAQQLRDLR; encoded by the coding sequence ATGCCCTTAGTCGTGCTAGGTAGCGCCCGCCAAGCCGGCGACACGCAACACTTGGTGGAGCGGGTGCTAGCCGACATTCCGCACACGCTCGTTAACCTGCTCGATTGGCCTGTAGCGCCCTACAACTACCAAAACGACTATCCGAGCGACGACACTTTTCCGCAGTTGGCAGAGCTCATGATTGGGCACCAGGTCTTGGTGTTTGCAACGCCAGTCTACTGGTACAGCATGAGCGGGGTGATGAAGCAGTTCTTCGACCGGTTTACGAATCTCACTGACATCCACAAACAGCTAGGCCGCCAGCTAGCCGGCAAGCACGCGTTTCTGCTCGCCGTTGGCTCCGACAAAGAGTTGCCGGAGGGTTTTGAGGTGCCGTTTCGGCGGACCGTGGAGTACTTCAAGATGACGTTTAGCGGTACTTTGTACCAGTCGCTCAAGCAGCCTTTTCCCGAGGAAACGGCCCACCAGTTTGCGCAGCAACTCCGCGACTTGCGCTAA
- a CDS encoding LytR/AlgR family response regulator transcription factor, with the protein MTVLILEDEYPAAERLQRLLLEAAPEAQVLASLDSVASALAWLAAHPAPDLILSDIQLADGLSLEVFEQTLVRSPVIFTTAYDAYAIRAFKANSVDYLLKPVKLTELQVALTKLREWRSPAASPQAAGIADDTARRLERLLDSLPRPDRQYKTRFLVRSGEQLLPLAVEQIAWFQSRHENTTLVATDGRRFVVDYTLEQLESLLDPRQFFRLNRQFIAQLAAVQRLHSHFNGKLLLDLQPAPTEEVLVSREKANAVKQWLEG; encoded by the coding sequence ATGACCGTTCTGATTCTCGAAGACGAATACCCCGCTGCTGAGCGCCTACAACGGTTGCTGCTGGAAGCCGCGCCGGAGGCGCAGGTACTCGCCTCACTCGACAGCGTAGCCAGCGCACTAGCCTGGCTAGCTGCCCATCCCGCCCCGGACTTGATCTTGTCTGATATTCAGCTGGCCGATGGCTTGAGCCTGGAGGTGTTCGAGCAAACGCTCGTGCGGAGCCCCGTCATCTTCACTACCGCTTACGATGCCTATGCCATTCGGGCTTTCAAGGCCAACAGCGTCGATTATCTGCTGAAACCGGTGAAGCTGACCGAATTGCAAGTCGCCCTCACCAAGCTGCGGGAGTGGCGGAGCCCCGCGGCTTCGCCGCAAGCCGCAGGCATAGCCGACGATACCGCCCGCCGCCTCGAACGCCTCCTCGACAGCCTCCCCCGCCCCGACCGGCAGTATAAAACCCGCTTCCTAGTTCGGAGCGGTGAGCAGTTGCTGCCCCTAGCCGTTGAGCAGATAGCGTGGTTTCAGAGCCGACACGAAAATACCACCCTCGTTGCCACCGACGGCCGCCGCTTCGTGGTCGACTATACGCTGGAACAACTGGAAAGCCTGCTCGACCCGCGGCAGTTCTTTCGCCTCAACCGCCAGTTTATTGCTCAGCTCGCGGCCGTGCAACGCTTGCACTCCCATTTCAACGGCAAGCTGCTGCTCGATTTGCAGCCCGCGCCCACCGAGGAAGTACTGGTGAGTCGGGAAAAAGCCAATGCAGTTAAGCAGTGGCTGGAAGGCTAG
- a CDS encoding LytR/AlgR family response regulator transcription factor, with protein MRALIVEDEPLAARRLAELLKKQALRVEVVGTAESVAEAEALLQTLRPAPDVLFLDIHLADGLSFELFERLEIRIPVVFTTAYDKYALRAFKVNSVDYLLKPIDPEELTAALTKLQQLREAATPTFDAALLARVLQQAQPAKEYKSRFVVRVGEHLKAIPVEQIAYFASLEKVTLLHTREGRRFVVDYTLEQLEQMLDPTEFFRLNRAYLAHADAIHDIIHYTNSRLQTILKPTAPEGETVLVSREKVAAFKAWLDR; from the coding sequence ATGCGCGCTCTGATTGTTGAAGACGAACCGCTGGCCGCTCGCCGTTTAGCTGAACTGTTGAAAAAGCAGGCATTGCGCGTGGAAGTGGTAGGCACCGCCGAGTCGGTAGCAGAAGCAGAAGCACTCCTCCAAACCCTGCGGCCCGCGCCCGACGTGCTGTTCCTGGACATTCATTTGGCCGACGGACTCAGCTTCGAGCTGTTCGAGCGGTTGGAAATTCGCATTCCCGTTGTCTTCACCACAGCCTACGACAAGTATGCGCTACGGGCTTTCAAAGTGAACAGCGTAGACTACTTGCTCAAGCCCATCGACCCGGAAGAACTAACGGCTGCTCTCACCAAACTACAGCAACTGCGCGAAGCCGCCACGCCCACCTTCGATGCGGCGCTGCTGGCCCGGGTGCTGCAACAAGCGCAACCCGCCAAAGAGTATAAGTCGCGCTTCGTGGTGCGGGTCGGTGAGCATCTGAAAGCCATTCCGGTAGAGCAAATTGCCTACTTCGCCAGCTTGGAGAAGGTCACGCTGCTGCACACCCGGGAGGGCCGCCGCTTCGTGGTCGATTACACGTTGGAACAGCTAGAGCAGATGCTCGACCCCACCGAATTCTTTCGACTCAACCGCGCCTACTTAGCCCACGCCGACGCCATCCACGACATCATTCACTACACCAATTCTCGTCTCCAAACCATCCTCAAGCCCACCGCCCCCGAGGGTGAAACCGTGCTGGTAAGCCGCGAAAAAGTGGCCGCTTTCAAGGCCTGGCTGGACAGATAA
- a CDS encoding sensor histidine kinase, translated as METSWPLSVAQSNSSSQLTTGYQSISNSWATTWKAFRMLVLISAFLTVVLNPGALTDGKRLAFTFIITFAYSAGLWFVNWLAVEWLNTHISWAERPLRRILVTVALQVGGSVLVVLVIQAAYLLLSHQSLALLWRPQMYGQVLIPLGITIIISLFNHSRSFFLNWREAAIRVERVEKENAVARLDSLRRQVDPHFLFNSLNALTSLIEEEDPARASRFVRQLAKVYRYVLDSQEQEVVTLAEEMRFVEAYVYLQRTRLGEGLQVEINLPLAANLEELLVPPLAVQLLLENALKHNATSQKQPLYIHITLDAAARQLVVRNALRYRRVPDEESTGLGLPNLSARYAFLTSRPVTVTKTETEFTVTLPLLEVSAL; from the coding sequence ATGGAAACTTCTTGGCCGTTGTCCGTGGCGCAATCCAACTCCTCTTCGCAGCTTACCACTGGTTACCAGTCCATCTCAAATTCATGGGCGACTACCTGGAAAGCGTTCCGGATGTTGGTGCTTATTTCGGCCTTTCTCACGGTGGTGTTGAACCCGGGAGCCCTGACGGATGGAAAGCGCCTAGCCTTCACGTTTATTATCACCTTTGCCTACAGCGCCGGGCTGTGGTTTGTCAACTGGTTGGCAGTAGAATGGCTCAATACCCATATTTCGTGGGCCGAGCGGCCTTTACGCCGGATTCTGGTCACTGTGGCTTTGCAAGTAGGTGGGTCGGTGCTGGTTGTTCTAGTAATTCAGGCGGCTTATCTACTGCTTTCGCACCAGTCGTTGGCGCTGCTGTGGCGGCCGCAGATGTACGGCCAGGTATTGATACCCTTAGGCATTACCATTATCATTTCGCTGTTCAACCACAGTCGTTCTTTCTTCCTGAATTGGCGCGAAGCGGCCATCCGGGTCGAGCGGGTGGAAAAGGAAAACGCCGTAGCTCGCCTCGACTCCTTGCGCCGCCAAGTAGACCCGCACTTTCTCTTCAACTCGCTGAACGCCCTGACGTCTCTCATCGAGGAAGAAGACCCCGCCCGCGCCTCGCGCTTCGTCCGCCAGCTGGCCAAAGTCTACCGCTACGTTCTTGACAGCCAGGAGCAGGAAGTGGTGACACTGGCCGAGGAAATGCGCTTCGTGGAGGCGTACGTGTATTTGCAGCGCACCCGCCTCGGCGAAGGGCTGCAAGTGGAAATCAACCTGCCGCTCGCTGCCAACTTAGAAGAACTACTCGTGCCGCCGCTGGCCGTGCAGTTGCTCCTCGAAAACGCCCTCAAACACAATGCCACCAGCCAGAAGCAGCCTCTCTACATTCATATCACGTTGGATGCGGCTGCCCGCCAACTCGTGGTGCGCAACGCCCTGCGCTACCGCCGCGTCCCCGACGAGGAATCGACGGGCCTGGGCTTGCCCAACCTTTCCGCCCGCTACGCCTTCCTGACCTCGCGGCCCGTGACGGTAACGAAAACCGAAACCGAATTCACCGTGACGCTCCCCCTGCTCGAAGTTTCTGCTCTTTAA
- a CDS encoding TonB-dependent receptor: MKRLLLSLFLLLAPTAGLYAQSATNLSGIVRDAAGQALPGVNVFLRGTFDGTSTDTLGTFQFETQQAGAATLVLSLLGYQPQELPLTLNGQPLKLSLKLEGTPHALGSVVVTAGAFEASDEKRSAALNTRDIQTTAGALADVSGALNTLPGTTRVGEDGMLFVRGGAANETKVYMDGLPVQNFYAGSVPAVPARGRFSPTLFRGTVFSTGGYSALYGQALSGVLLLNSTDLSQETQTGVSVSNLFVGASRTKRWEQTSLDVSADYTNLMPYTGLMPQNVEWVQAPRSGSGSVKLSHRTGQAGMLKVYGTWSAQCLAIRQPSPEPAGQQTVALRNGNGYLNTTFRSPLRRGWSIQTGIALSRDDKDVQPDTLRLRTLEQALVGRVVLTNDSAGSRWNLKLGVEGLGQQVTQQYQPRATDADTRYETSFTEKRAASFVESDFQLSDRLAGRVGGRVEYSALLDRVNAAPRLALAYQTSEHSSVSGAYGRFYQTPDNSLLLVQPNLRFEQATHSVLTYQYNHDGKLLQAEAYHKTYSHLTRYDGQDMRNAATYDNGGTGYARGLDVLWRDRKTVKNLEYWVSYGFLDTRRQYRADPVSAVPTFAARHNVSVVGKYWVPKLNTLFGVTASYGSPRRYHDLNQEGYNQGVLPTYQDVSLNASYLTRLFGQFTIVHISTSNVLGRQNVYGYRYASTPDASGQFNRVAVTPTAPRMLFVGVFVSINKKNPGDVNERPE, translated from the coding sequence ATGAAACGTCTACTACTCTCACTGTTCCTGCTATTAGCCCCCACCGCAGGGCTGTACGCTCAATCTGCCACCAATCTCAGCGGCATCGTCCGCGACGCGGCGGGCCAAGCACTGCCGGGCGTCAATGTGTTTTTGCGCGGCACTTTCGACGGTACCAGCACCGATACCTTAGGCACGTTTCAGTTCGAGACGCAGCAGGCCGGGGCGGCTACGCTGGTGTTGAGCTTGTTGGGGTATCAGCCGCAGGAGTTGCCGCTGACTTTGAACGGGCAGCCACTGAAGCTGAGCTTGAAGCTGGAAGGCACTCCGCATGCCTTGGGCTCGGTGGTGGTGACAGCCGGAGCTTTCGAGGCCAGTGACGAGAAGCGTTCCGCCGCCCTCAACACCCGCGACATTCAAACCACTGCTGGTGCGCTAGCCGACGTGTCGGGTGCGCTCAACACCCTGCCGGGCACCACCCGAGTAGGGGAGGACGGCATGCTGTTCGTGCGCGGCGGGGCTGCCAACGAAACCAAAGTGTATATGGACGGCCTGCCCGTGCAGAACTTCTACGCCGGGTCGGTGCCCGCGGTGCCCGCACGAGGACGATTCTCGCCCACACTGTTTCGGGGCACGGTGTTCAGCACGGGCGGCTACTCGGCGCTATATGGACAGGCCTTGTCGGGCGTGCTGCTGCTGAATTCGACGGATTTGTCACAAGAAACGCAAACGGGGGTATCGGTATCCAACTTGTTTGTGGGGGCTTCGCGGACCAAGCGGTGGGAGCAAACTTCGTTGGATGTATCGGCTGATTACACCAACCTGATGCCCTACACCGGGCTGATGCCGCAAAATGTGGAGTGGGTGCAGGCGCCCCGCTCAGGCAGCGGTTCCGTCAAGCTAAGTCACCGCACCGGGCAGGCAGGTATGCTGAAAGTTTACGGTACCTGGAGCGCCCAATGCCTCGCTATCCGCCAGCCTAGCCCCGAGCCAGCCGGCCAACAAACCGTGGCGCTACGAAACGGCAACGGCTACCTCAACACCACCTTCCGTAGCCCCTTGCGCCGCGGCTGGAGCATCCAAACCGGCATAGCACTGTCGCGCGACGATAAAGACGTGCAACCCGACACATTGCGGCTACGCACCTTAGAGCAAGCCCTGGTAGGCCGGGTGGTGCTCACCAACGATTCGGCGGGCTCCCGCTGGAACCTCAAGCTTGGAGTAGAAGGCCTCGGGCAACAAGTTACGCAGCAGTACCAGCCCCGCGCCACTGACGCCGATACTCGCTACGAAACCAGCTTCACGGAAAAGCGCGCGGCTAGCTTCGTGGAATCGGATTTTCAACTAAGCGACCGGCTGGCCGGCCGGGTTGGCGGCCGCGTGGAATACTCGGCGCTACTTGACCGAGTCAACGCGGCTCCCCGACTAGCCTTGGCTTATCAGACGAGCGAGCATAGCTCGGTTTCGGGTGCTTACGGCCGCTTCTACCAAACCCCCGACAACAGTTTGCTGCTGGTGCAGCCCAACCTACGCTTCGAGCAAGCCACGCACTCGGTGCTCACCTACCAATACAACCACGACGGCAAGCTGCTGCAAGCCGAAGCCTACCACAAAACCTACAGCCACCTTACCCGCTACGATGGCCAAGACATGCGCAATGCCGCCACCTACGATAACGGCGGCACTGGCTACGCTCGCGGCCTCGACGTGCTTTGGCGCGACCGGAAAACAGTGAAGAACCTGGAGTATTGGGTGAGCTACGGCTTCCTTGACACCCGCCGCCAATACCGCGCCGACCCCGTAAGCGCCGTACCCACGTTTGCTGCCCGGCACAACGTATCGGTCGTGGGCAAGTATTGGGTGCCTAAGCTCAACACGCTCTTTGGGGTTACTGCCTCCTACGGCAGCCCGCGCCGCTACCACGACCTCAACCAGGAAGGGTACAACCAAGGCGTGCTGCCTACTTATCAGGATGTAAGCCTGAACGCTAGCTACCTCACCCGTTTGTTCGGTCAATTCACTATCGTCCACATCTCCACCTCCAACGTGCTTGGCCGCCAAAACGTGTACGGCTACCGCTACGCCAGCACCCCCGATGCTAGCGGCCAGTTCAACCGCGTCGCCGTGACGCCCACGGCTCCGCGTATGCTGTTCGTGGGGGTATTCGTGTCGATAAACAAGAAAAACCCCGGCGACGTGAACGAACGGCCCGAGTAA
- a CDS encoding MOSC domain-containing protein: MHIASLNVGLPQEYVWNGKTVRTSIFKQPTSELVQVYTEHLANDGQADLHVHGGPDKAVYAYPQEHYAFWQEYLPAEKLVPGAFGENLTTVGLLEKDVRIGDLYQMGTAVLMAFQPRQPCFKLGIRLQDDSMVQRFEKSRRSGIYFRVQQEGVVQAGDVITLVQRSTYNVTIQDIVDNGSVETPDPHKIQEILDMPYLTVSWRKRFTLMLEGSR; the protein is encoded by the coding sequence ATGCACATTGCTTCCCTCAACGTTGGTTTGCCTCAAGAATATGTTTGGAATGGCAAGACCGTACGAACCAGCATTTTCAAGCAACCTACCTCGGAGCTAGTGCAGGTGTATACAGAGCACTTGGCGAATGATGGGCAGGCCGACCTCCACGTGCACGGCGGTCCTGACAAAGCCGTGTATGCGTATCCGCAAGAGCATTATGCGTTCTGGCAAGAGTACTTGCCCGCCGAAAAACTAGTGCCCGGAGCTTTCGGCGAGAACCTGACCACTGTTGGCCTACTGGAAAAGGATGTGCGGATAGGCGACTTATACCAGATGGGCACGGCCGTGCTGATGGCTTTTCAGCCGCGCCAACCCTGCTTTAAGTTGGGTATTCGGCTGCAGGATGACAGCATGGTGCAGCGCTTCGAGAAGTCGCGGCGCAGTGGCATCTATTTCCGGGTGCAGCAGGAAGGCGTGGTGCAAGCCGGCGACGTCATCACACTAGTGCAGCGTTCCACCTACAACGTTACCATTCAGGACATAGTTGACAACGGTAGCGTAGAAACCCCCGATCCGCACAAGATTCAGGAAATCTTGGACATGCCGTATCTGACGGTGTCTTGGCGCAAGCGCTTCACGCTGATGCTAGAAGGAAGCCGTTGA
- a CDS encoding pirin family protein → MSTFFRRIFQVIDGNKKFVGDGFDVTSPMPGPRIRQLSPYLLIDHTGPMQVAPTDAPLGTPPHPHRGFETVTVVYEGALAHRDTAGHSGTLGPGDVQWMTAGAGLLHEERHEKEFARQGGTLELLQLWVNVPKKDKLAPPRYQNIRSTSIPSLSLPGGNSSIRVIAGDYENLTGPAETFSLITLLDVHLAPGVETTLRLPADYNVGIYVVKGAITLHGNRPAVIKQLVVFGWDSTDIQVRATEETVLLVLAGAPIEEPLATYGPFVMNTNQELVQAIADFESGGMGKFPEDE, encoded by the coding sequence ATGAGCACTTTCTTTCGCCGCATTTTTCAGGTTATTGATGGCAACAAGAAGTTCGTCGGCGACGGCTTCGATGTAACTAGCCCGATGCCAGGGCCGCGTATCCGGCAGCTTAGCCCCTACCTGCTTATCGACCACACCGGCCCGATGCAAGTAGCGCCCACCGATGCGCCGTTGGGTACGCCGCCGCACCCGCACCGCGGCTTCGAAACCGTAACGGTGGTGTACGAGGGCGCCCTGGCCCACCGCGACACCGCGGGCCACAGCGGCACCCTCGGCCCGGGCGACGTTCAGTGGATGACGGCCGGCGCGGGCCTCCTGCACGAAGAGCGCCACGAAAAAGAGTTTGCCCGGCAAGGCGGCACACTGGAACTGCTGCAACTGTGGGTGAACGTGCCCAAAAAGGACAAGCTGGCCCCGCCCCGCTACCAGAATATTCGGAGCACCAGCATTCCTAGCCTGTCCCTGCCTGGTGGCAACAGTAGCATCCGCGTTATCGCCGGCGACTACGAGAATCTTACCGGCCCCGCCGAAACTTTCTCGCTCATCACGCTGCTGGACGTGCATCTGGCTCCCGGCGTGGAAACTACCCTGCGCCTGCCAGCCGACTACAACGTGGGCATTTATGTAGTGAAGGGTGCCATTACGCTGCACGGCAACCGGCCCGCTGTCATCAAACAACTGGTGGTGTTTGGTTGGGACTCGACCGACATTCAAGTCAGGGCCACCGAGGAAACAGTTTTACTGGTTTTGGCCGGAGCACCCATCGAGGAACCACTGGCAACGTACGGCCCCTTCGTGATGAACACCAACCAGGAATTGGTACAAGCCATTGCCGATTTTGAAAGTGGCGGCATGGGCAAGTTTCCGGAAGATGAGTAG
- a CDS encoding Crp/Fnr family transcriptional regulator gives MSSPYAPLLAHIARYVALTPTEADLLQTYLTRQTIARKEHLLSEGQVCTANYFVLRGCLRTYLVNEKGSEQTILFGIENWWLTDYASLDMQTPSQFFIQAVETTEVVLFEKRVQEEVLRQLPQLERYFRILLQKSAAAALFRIKFLFSLSGRRATIISTALFRGLCSGCRSICWLLI, from the coding sequence GTGTCCAGCCCGTATGCTCCTCTGCTTGCCCACATTGCCCGGTACGTAGCGCTAACTCCCACCGAAGCTGACCTGCTCCAAACGTACCTGACGCGGCAAACCATTGCCCGCAAAGAGCATCTGCTCAGCGAAGGCCAAGTATGTACGGCTAACTACTTTGTACTGCGAGGCTGCCTCCGTACTTACCTCGTCAACGAAAAAGGCAGCGAGCAAACCATCTTGTTTGGCATCGAAAACTGGTGGCTAACCGATTATGCCAGTCTCGATATGCAGACGCCGTCTCAGTTCTTTATTCAGGCGGTAGAAACTACCGAGGTGGTGCTTTTCGAAAAGCGGGTGCAAGAGGAAGTGCTACGTCAGTTGCCGCAGCTAGAGCGGTATTTCCGCATCCTGCTGCAGAAGTCGGCGGCGGCAGCGCTGTTTCGGATCAAATTTCTCTTCAGCTTGTCGGGGAGGCGCGCTACTATCATTTCAACAGCGCTTTTCCGGGGTTTGTGCAGCGGGTGCCGCAGTATATGTTGGCTTCTTATCTAG
- a CDS encoding carboxymuconolactone decarboxylase family protein, translating to MKMRLNIQQTEPEAYKAMYALEKYLSSSKLSGTHKELIKMRASQVNGCAYCLNMHSRDARKAGETEQRLYLLSAWRETTLFTPEEQALLALTEEVTLIGQHVSNATYQQAAALFDEHYLAQAIMAIVTINAWNRIAITTEMPLEA from the coding sequence ATGAAGATGCGTCTCAACATCCAGCAAACCGAACCCGAAGCCTACAAAGCCATGTATGCGTTAGAGAAGTACCTAAGCTCTTCTAAACTCAGCGGCACGCACAAAGAATTGATTAAGATGCGGGCCTCCCAAGTAAATGGCTGCGCCTACTGCCTCAATATGCACTCCCGTGACGCGCGCAAAGCCGGCGAAACCGAGCAACGCCTGTATCTGCTATCTGCCTGGCGCGAAACTACCTTGTTCACCCCCGAAGAGCAAGCCTTGCTGGCTCTCACCGAGGAAGTAACGCTCATCGGTCAGCACGTGTCCAATGCCACCTATCAGCAGGCCGCTGCCTTGTTTGATGAGCACTATTTGGCGCAGGCCATCATGGCCATCGTCACAATTAACGCCTGGAACCGCATTGCCATTACAACGGAAATGCCCTTGGAAGCCTAA
- a CDS encoding PQQ-dependent sugar dehydrogenase: MQLRLVVLSILWGMLMSPAIAQTVTGPQGEKFTERIVARQLSDPWEITYGPDNFLWMTEAKGYRVSRVDPATGSRNVLLDLSKERHFPRYDKIPDSVDGGKPWPQGGLMGLALHPQLLQGQPYVYLTYIHSFEGANQPGKGSRPNHGGNFFTARLVRYEYDVASQTLRRPLVLCDTIPASNDHNAGRLLIAPVAGRNYLFYSVGDLGAGQFENGGRPNHAQSISSYEGKVLRFNLAPDADATPQTRWIPNDNPFSTKRQSAVWSTGHRNAQGLAYAVVGGTGRLYASEHGPFSDDELNLVEKGKNYGHPLVLGFADGNYNGLAAAASEHTDLPGPWHTTYPTIGSEQANANALGATYRDPLATLYPLNHDFLTTVLTRTRAHDPDEPTWNSEAPSSLAVYTATAIPGWQNSLLIPTLKRGKLVRLKLNDNGTAVASDTMMYFKAPVRYRDLAVSLDGTKLYLATDSATITSGPSQDAPKGTVCKGCILEYTYVGGGLATNPSVADRKTPSPEMALREATTMVQKLKPKDRRVKRAGLPPAQRPMFDLLLKPVLTAQEKTEAQQNAPALLTGLRQQM, translated from the coding sequence ATGCAGCTACGACTTGTTGTTTTATCTATCCTGTGGGGTATGCTGATGAGCCCGGCAATAGCGCAAACCGTTACGGGTCCGCAGGGCGAAAAATTCACGGAGCGGATAGTGGCCCGCCAACTCAGCGACCCGTGGGAAATAACGTACGGCCCCGACAACTTCCTGTGGATGACCGAGGCCAAAGGATACCGCGTCAGCCGCGTTGACCCGGCCACGGGCAGCCGCAATGTGTTGCTGGACCTGAGCAAGGAGCGCCACTTTCCGCGCTACGACAAGATTCCGGACTCAGTAGATGGCGGCAAACCCTGGCCGCAAGGCGGCCTGATGGGGTTGGCACTGCACCCGCAATTGCTGCAAGGCCAGCCCTACGTGTACCTCACTTACATCCATTCGTTTGAGGGCGCCAACCAGCCCGGCAAGGGCAGCCGCCCCAACCACGGCGGCAACTTCTTCACGGCCCGTTTGGTGCGTTACGAGTATGATGTCGCCAGCCAAACCTTGCGGCGCCCTCTCGTGCTCTGCGACACCATCCCGGCCAGTAACGACCACAACGCCGGCCGCCTGCTGATAGCTCCGGTTGCCGGCCGCAACTACTTATTCTATTCGGTAGGCGACCTAGGCGCCGGTCAGTTCGAAAACGGTGGCCGCCCCAACCACGCCCAAAGCATCAGTTCCTACGAAGGGAAAGTACTGCGTTTCAACCTCGCGCCCGATGCCGACGCCACTCCGCAGACCCGCTGGATTCCGAACGACAATCCGTTCAGCACCAAACGGCAAAGCGCCGTATGGAGCACTGGCCACCGCAACGCCCAAGGGCTGGCGTATGCCGTAGTAGGCGGCACGGGTCGGCTGTACGCATCGGAGCACGGGCCGTTTTCGGATGACGAACTCAACCTCGTCGAGAAAGGAAAGAACTACGGGCATCCGTTGGTGTTGGGCTTTGCCGATGGCAACTACAACGGGTTGGCCGCAGCAGCTTCCGAACACACTGATTTGCCCGGTCCCTGGCACACCACCTACCCCACCATCGGCAGCGAGCAAGCTAACGCCAACGCTCTTGGCGCCACGTACCGCGACCCGCTAGCCACGCTCTACCCACTCAACCACGACTTTCTGACTACGGTACTCACTCGCACCCGCGCCCACGACCCCGACGAACCCACTTGGAATTCGGAAGCGCCTAGCAGTTTGGCGGTATACACGGCTACGGCCATTCCGGGCTGGCAAAACTCTCTTCTGATTCCGACCCTGAAACGCGGCAAGCTGGTGCGTCTCAAGCTAAACGACAACGGCACCGCCGTGGCTAGCGACACGATGATGTACTTCAAAGCTCCCGTCCGTTACCGCGACCTAGCCGTTTCGCTCGACGGCACCAAACTTTACCTCGCCACCGACAGTGCCACCATCACGTCTGGTCCCTCGCAGGATGCACCTAAGGGCACGGTGTGCAAGGGCTGCATTCTGGAATACACGTATGTAGGCGGCGGCTTGGCTACTAACCCATCGGTGGCTGACCGAAAAACGCCGAGCCCGGAAATGGCCTTGCGGGAAGCCACAACTATGGTGCAGAAACTGAAGCCAAAGGACCGCCGCGTGAAGCGCGCTGGTTTGCCGCCAGCTCAGCGCCCGATGTTTGATTTGCTGCTCAAGCCCGTCCTGACCGCTCAGGAAAAAACCGAGGCGCAGCAAAATGCACCTGCCTTGCTGACCGGGCTCCGGCAGCAGATGTAA